Within Candidatus Rubrimentiphilum sp., the genomic segment AACGTTGGCTCCCCGCGAACTGACGCCCGCGGATCATCGTCTCCCACCTATCCTGTACAGAAAATCTCAGACCCCAACATCAGGGTACAGTAAAGCTTCATGGGGTCTTTCCGTCCTGCCGCGGGTAACCAGCATCTTCACTGGTACTGCAATTTCGCCGGGCCCCCCATCGAGACAGTGCCCAAGTCGTTACTCCATTCGTGCAGGTCGGAACTTACCCGACAAGGAATTTCGCTCACTTTTTTCCGGCGCTTTCACGCCGGAGTGGACTCTATCTTCATCCAGTAAGAGAATCGCGCACGATTCAACTCGTATCTGGAGCTCAGCGTATAGTCTCTGAGGATCCCGCGAATCAAAAGACTCACGGTTTCCTGCGGATTGTCCAATCCCAAACCATTTTTACAGACCGGCGTTAGCCGGCCGAGTAGGTTGGGCTCTTAGGATGTTCCCGCATATAGCTGAGTGTTACGACGCACATTACTGCGCGTCAAGGCAACGATTAAGTTGTCACCTTAGGACGGTTATAGTTACCGCCGCCGTTTACTGGGGCTTCAGATCAAAGCTTTGGGCTTGCGCCCTAACCTCTCCCTTTAACCTTCCAGCACCGGGCAGGAGTCAGCCCCTATACGTCCGCTTTCGCGTTCGCAGAGACCTGTGTTTTTGTTAAACAGTCGCTTGGGCCTATTTTCTGAGACCTTCTCCAGCTTTCGTTGTAAAAACTAGACCGAAAAAGGCACCCCTTCTCCCAAAGTTACGGGGTTAATTTGCCGAGTTCCTTAACAGGGGTTCTCCCGTCGCCTTAGCATGCTCTGCCAGTCTACCTGTGTCGGTTTGCGGTACGGGCACCTATGATCCTATCTAGAGACTTTTCTTGGCAGCGTGGAGTCTGTCACTTCGGATCCGAAGATCCTCGTTATCGCATCTCGGAGTTGCCACACGGATTTGCCTATGTGACCCCCTACCTGCTTAAGCGCACACATCCATCGGTGCGCTGACATATCCTCCTGCGTCATCCCTTCGATTCAAGATCTCAACTCGAACGTTAAACAACATTGCTGTTGTTTAAAATTCGAGAAAGATCTAACGGTCATCGGTGGTAGCAGAATATGAACTGCTTGTGCATCGCCTACGCTTCTCAGCCTCGGCTTAGCTCCCGACTCACCCTGAGACGATTGACGTTGCTCAGGAAACCTTAGACTTCCGGCGAGAGAGGTTTTCACTCTCTTTTCTCGCTACTTGTACCTGCATTCGCACTTGTAGTTCGTCCACTCGTCCTCACGGTCAAGCTTCAGCCTACGCTACAACGCTCCCCTACCGATTATTTTTAGTAATCCCAAAGCTTCGGTTAGATGCTTGAGCCCCGTTACATTTTCGGCGCCCCATCACTCGACTAGTGAGCTATTACGCACTCTTTCAAGGGTGGCTGCTTCTAAGCCAACCTCCTAGTTGTCTATGCGACAAGACTTCCTTTACCACTGAGCATCTATTAGGGACCTTAGCTGTTGGTCTGGGCTGTTTCCCTTTTGACAATGGAGCTTATCCCCCACTGTCTGACTGCTACGATGTTCGCCTCGGTATTCGGAGTTTGATGGGGTTCGGTAACCCGGTAAGGCCCCTAGCCCTGTCAGTGCTCTACCCCCAAGGTTTAAATCGCAACGCTAGTCCTAAAACTATTTCGGGGAGAACCAGCTATCTCCAAGCTCGATTGGCTTTTCACCCCTATCCACAAGTCATCCAATGTTTTTTCAACAACAACAGGTGCGGGCCTCCACATGAGTTTAATCATGCTTCACCCTGCTCATGGATAGATCGCTTGGTTTCGGGTCTACTGATACGGACAAGCGCCCTATTCAGACTCGCTTTCGCTACGGCTCCGGCTCAACACCTTAACCAAGCCCGTACCAAGTAACTCGCAGGTTCATTCTTCAATAGGCACGCGATCAGCCTTGCTTGCGCATTGGCCTTTCACGGTTTGTAGGCACGCGGTTTCATGTTCTATTTCACTCCCCTTTGGGGGTTCTTTTCACCTTTCCCTCACGGTACTGATTCGCTATCGGTCTCCACAACATATTTAGCCTTGGAAGATGGTCCTCCCGGTTTCAGACAGGGTTTCTCGTGCCCCGCCTTACTCACGAACGGCTCCGCAAGATCGATCGCTTTTGCCTACAAGACTTTCACTTTCTTTGGTGCGGCTTTCCAGCCGGCTTCTGCTAACGATCGCTTTTGTAACTTGCGCTCAACGAATCAGCGTTGAGATGGCCGCCGTACAACCCCGCGCATGCAACGCCTGATCGCTTGCACATGCACGGTTTAGGCTGTTCCCAGTTCGCTCGCCACTACTACGGGAATCTCGGTTGATGTCTGTTCCTCCGGCTACTTAGATGTTTCAGTTCACCGGGTCTGCTCTCTCACGACTATTGAATTCATCGTGGAGTCCGAGCCCATGACGGCTCGGGGGTTGCCCCATTCGGATACCCAGGGATCATCGCTTCTTAGCAGCTACCCCTGGCTTTTCGCAGCTTGGTACGTCCTTCGTCGCTTGTGGAGCCAAGGTATTCACCTCGTGCCCTTTAATATTTTTGACGTTAATTGCATTCGCAACAATTACGGAAATAAGTTGTTGCGAACCGCTTCATGTGTATTACACACATGAAAGTTCTTCTCTATGCAGTTTTCAAAGATCTCATTGCGATCGCGTCGTTATGTGCCGGCTCGATTTACCTCTGAGCCGCTCGGGCAAGCCCTCGCGGTCCTTCGATACCTCAGGATGACAACATGGTAGCGATCGCTCTGGGGGAATGTTCGTTCCCTCAAAGCTGAACAGTGCAGTACCTTAACGGTAAACCCCTATAGTAGGAGCCGCGCACGAAACCGCCGCTCGAGAGCGACGGAAAAGGCCAGAATCCTCAGCCGTACGAGCTAGTTGCCCGATAGACTCCTGGATTTTTGGCATCGTCTGTGATCAACATAGAATGTACGTACTTGCGAAGATGCAAGCATCTTCCAAATACATGTACTCCTTAGAAAGGAGGTGATCCAGCCGCACCTTCCGATACGGCTACCTTGTTACGACTTCGTCCCCCTTACCTAGCATACCTTAGACGTCTTGCTCCTTGCGGTTGCACGGACGGCTTCGGGTACACTAAACTCAGGTGACGTGACGGGCGGTGTGTACAAGGCCCGGGAACGTATTCAACGCAGCGTAGCTGATCTGCGTTTACTAGCGATTCCGACTTCATGAAGGCGAGTTGCAGCCTTCAATCCGAACTGAGCGCGCGTTTCAGAGATTGGCTTACTTTCACAAGTTTGCGGCTCGCTGTCGCGCGCATTGTAGCACGTGTGTAGCCCGGGACGTAAGGGCCATGCTGACTTGACGTCATCCCCACCTTCCTCCGGCTTCTCACCGGCGGTCTCGTGTGAGAGATCTTGTGGACCAACACACGACAAGGGTTGCGCTCGTTGCGGGACTTAACCCAACACCTCACGGCACGAGCTGACGACAGCCATGCAGCACCTGTCTTGCGGTCGGGTTGCCCCGAAGCCCACTTTCATGGGATTTCCGCAGATGTCAAGCCCCGGTAAGGTTCTTCGCGTTGCGTCGAATTGAACCACATGCTCCACCGCTTGTGCGGGCCCCCGTCAATTCCTTTGAGTTTTAACCTTGCGGCCGTACTCCCCAGGCGGGACACTTATTGTGTTAACTACGGCACATATGGAGTTGATACCACATACACCTAGTGTCCATCGTTTACGGCTAGGACTACCGGGGTATCTAATCCCGTTTGCTCCCCTAGCTTTCGCTCCTCAGCGTCAGAACAACCCCAGATGATCGCCTTCGCCACTGGTGTTCCTCCCGATATCTACGCATTTCACCGCTACACCGGGAATTCCATCATCCTCTGATTGCCTCAAGAATTAGAGTATCCGCGCCGGTCCCTCAGTTGAGCCGAGGTCTTTCAACACGGACTTCCAATCCCGCCTACGAGCTCTTTACGCCCAATAATTCCGAACAACGCTTGCCCCCTACGTCTTACCGCGGCTGCTGGCACGTAGTTAGCCGGGGCTTCCTCCAAGGGTACCGTCATAATCGTCCCCTTCGACAGTGGTTTACGACCCGAAGGCCTTCTTCCCACACGCGGCGTCGCTCCGTCAGGCTTTCGCCCATTGCGGAAAATTCCTCACTGCTGCCTCCCGTAGGAGTCTGGGCCGTTTCTCAGTCCCAGTGTGGCTGGTCGCTCTCTCAAACCAGCTACCCATCGTCGCCATGGTAGGCCATTACCCCACCATCTAGCTAATGGGACGCGGTCCCGTCGTTGAACGGATTGCTCCTTTCATCTTTTAAAGATGCCTTCAAAAGATCGTATGCGGTATTAGCTAACCTTTCGGCTAGTTATCCCCCATTCAACGGAAGGTTGACCACGCGTTACTCACCCGTCTGCCGCTGGGTATTGCTACCCCGCTCGACTTGCATGTGTTAGGCACGCCGCCAGCGTTAGTCCTGAGCCAGGATCAAACTCTCCATAAACATTTTATGGAGCCTTTTGTTGGCTCTCTATTTTCGCTGACTAATTTATGGATCGATTGCGAATCGATCCGCCCGCGATCAATACGCGATCGTTTCCAATCACGAATTGTGTCGCAGGCTAGCCATAATACTGTACGATCAGTCGCTTCAAAGAATCGGTGGAACGGCTCTTTGTCGCGCTGATTAATATTCTCGGACTGGAAACAAAAAAGCGTCTTGTCGACGCCGTACTGTTTACCAGGACGAGACCCACAGACTTATGCGCTACTGCACTGTTCAGTTTTCAAGGAACGGGGCGACGCCAGTTTTGGAGTCACGACGAGCATCATACCGCGCCAGTAGGGGGGTGTCAAGCAGGGTTTTTCGCCCGATTTCGCCGGCGTTTGGCCTTCATGCGATTCCCGCAGACGGCCATATCGCACCAGCGGCCCGATCCGTTCTTGGACCAATCGTAGTAGGCCCAGCGGCAGCTCTCTTTGCGACACGCTTTGAGGCGCGGCCAATAGCCGCGCCGCATCGCATCGTACACGATCGCCAGCAGAGCGGCGATCGTCCGCTCGGCGCCTTGGCCGGCGGGTTCGAGAGCGGGCGAACCCGACTCGTCGATACGCATTCCATAACTCGCCTCTCGCGTGAAAGGTTCCAATGCCGCCCAAGCCGAGGAAGCCTCCCCCACGCCGCCATTGGCCTCCAAGACCTCACGGAGGCCTTCCCGGAAGGCTCGCAAGCGGCTAAGGTCCTCCGGCGAGGCGTCCGCGCAGAGGCCGGTCTTGGCGCACCACTCCTGCAGCCCATAGTAGATCGTGAAGTCCAGCCCTTCTTCGGGGGACCCCGTATTAATGAAGCGGCGGAGAGTTTCGACTTCACCCGGCGCCGCGTAGGTGGGCCTAGCCATCGTCATGATGATACCACCATTTGGCCAAAATAACCAGTAAACTAGCTTGACAAGTTACCGATAACCAGCATAGACTTATTGAAGGTTACCACCACTCGAAAGTGAGATGTCATGCCAGCCTTCATTAAGTACCTGAGTTTTGCCGGGGCCCTTGCCCTGACCCTAAGCGCGGCCGCCCCCGCTGCCGCCTTCTCGGTAACGCTTAAGCCGCTTAGTCCCCATGCCGCTCAGACGCCCATGGTCGGTATAGCCGGCGCCTGCGCGAACCCGAACAGCGACGCGCGCGTCGCCTCGGCGTTCTTCGAGATGCCGACGATCGCCGCACTCCAAGGCGCGGCCGGCACCGCCGGAGTTGCGATCGAGCTCTCCCCAACGGGGTCGCTCGTCTCCGAGTCCGTCATTCAATCCACCGGAAATCCGAATCTGGACCGTGCGGCGCTACGCTCTGCGCGCATGTCGCGCTTCGTCCCCGAGGTCAGCAACTGCGCGGCCGTCGGCGGAAGCTATCTCTATACCGTGACGTTCTAAACCGCGGTCGGAACGCGGGTCCGGCGCAAGTGCCCGCCGGAGCGAGCAGGGCGCCCAGCACGCCCTGCTCGATTAGGCACTCGTACTTACGAAAACAAAAGGAAAAAAATGTTCACCCCAACGCGACCTCTGATCTTCGACTACGTGGAGATGCGCCTGCGCATGCCGATCCGGCGCGCCGACGATCCCATGCTTCGCGAGGCCGGGATCATACTGCCGATTTCGCGGCTCTTCTAGAGTTTGCGCGAATGCAGTTTGGCTTGTAGGAACAGCAGCAGGTAGTCGCGGCCGCCGGCCTTACTATCGGTGCCGGACATGTTGAATCCGCCGAACGGATGACCGCCGACCATCGCGCCGGTGGATTTACGATTAAAGTAGAGATTCCCAACGAAGAACTCATCGGTCGCGCGCGCGATCTTCTTCTCATCCTTCGTGTAGACCGATCCCGTTAGGCCGAACTCCGTATTGTTCGCAATGTTTAGCGCGTCATCGAAGTCTTTCGCCTTGATGACCGCCAGCACAGGCCCGAAGATCTCTTCCTGGGCGATCGTCGCGTCCGGCGGCGTATCGGCAATGACGGTAGGCTCGAGAAAGTAACCGTTGCCGCTCGCGCGCTTTCCGCCCGCGATGAGCCGGCCTTCCTTCTTACCGGTCTCGATGTAGCCTTCAATCGTCTTAAGCGCCCGCTCGTTGATCACGGGGCCCATGTACGTTTGGTTATCGCTCGGATCGCCGACGCGAATCGTAGCGACGCGTTTCTTCAGCTTCTCCAAAAACTGGTCGTAAATCGCCGACTCGACAATTGCACGAGAACAGGCCGAGCACTTTTGCCCCTGAAAGCCGAACGCCGAAACTGCGACGCCCTCGACGGCGGCATCCATGTCCGCATCGGCGGCGACAATGATCGAATCCTTGCCGCCCATCTCCGCGATCACGCGTTTGATCCAGCGCTGACCCTTTTGCGGTTTGGCTGCCAGCTCGTTAACGTGCAAGCCGACTTCCTTGCTTCCCGTGAACGCAATGAAGCGCGTCAGCGGATTTGCGACGAGCGCGTCGCCGATGACGGCGCCGCTTCCCGGCACGAAATTCAACACGCCTTTGGGCAGACCGATCTCGTGCATCAAATCGACAAACCATGCCGCGATGATGGCACTATCGCTCGAGGGCTTTAGGACGACGGTGTTGCCGGTAACGATCGCCGCACTCGCCATGCCGGCCATGATCGCAAACGCAAAGTTCCACGGCGGAATCACCACGCCGACGCCGAGCGGCACGTATACCAATTCGTTCTTCTCGCCCGGAATCGGCGTAAGCGGTTGCGGCTGCGCGTAACGCAGCGCCTCGCGGCCGTAAAATTCTAGAAAATCGATTGCTTCGGCGGTATCGGCGTCGGCTTCCACCCAACTCTTGCCAACTTCGTACACCAGCAGCGCGTTGAATTCTTCGCGACGCTCGCGCACCAGCCGCGCCGCATCGAAGAGATATCCGGCACGTTTCTCGGCGGGCGTCTCCTTCCAAGATGCGAATGCAGCGTGCGCCACTTCAATCGCGCGGTTCGCTTGTTCGAGGGACGCTGAGGCGGTCTTACCGACGATCTCCGCCGGATTGGCCGGATTGAGCGACGGAATCTTCTTCTCCGTCTCGATCCGTTCGCCGTCGATCACCAGTGGATACGTCTTTCCGAAACGCGCCTTTACGGATGCCAGCGCGGCCTGCATCGCCGCGATGTCGGTGGGGTCCGTGTAGGTCTTAATGGCTTCGTTTTGAAATGGCGCGATGCGCTCGAGAGTGGTGCTCATGCATCCATGATAACCCATGACCCCAGGCGGCGGTTACGACCAGAGGCGGGCTTGCCTGCGGCTCGCGCGAAGCCGCCCAGCGTGAACGACGTCACCATCGTGGGCGCGGGCATTATCGGCCTTGCGACCGGCCGCGAGCTCTTGCTGCGGCACCCGCACTTGCGCCTGACTATTCTGGAAAAGGAAGACAGGGTCGCCGCGCATCAGTCGGGCCGAAACAGCGGCGTCATTCATGCGGGCATCTATTACGCGCCCGGTTCGCTCAAAGCCAAGCTATGCGTTGAAGGGCGCCGGGCGCTCTGGGACTACTGCCGCGCCAAGGGAATCGAATACCGCCAAGTCGGAAAGCTGATTGTAGCGACGGATGAAGACGAGCTCCCGCGTCTGCAAGCGCTGTGGGAACGTGGCCAAGCCAACGGAATCGAAGGCCTGGAGTTGCTCGACGCCGCGGGAATTCGAATGCACGAGCCGCACTGCTCCGGCATTCAGGCGATTCATTCGCCGGTAACCGGAATCGTGGACTTCGGCGACGTCGCGCAGTCCTACGCGCGCGATGTCCGCGAGATGGGCGGCGCGATTCAAACGGGTCGCGCCGTCACCGGCATCTCGCAGAATGGCGGCGCCCTCCGGATCGCAACGACGCTGGGCGAGACTGAAACCCGAAACGTCATCACGTGCGGCGGCTTATATTCGGATCGGCTCGCCAAGATGACCGGCGGCCGCAACGATCCGAAGATCGTCCCGTTCCGCGGCGACTATCTTATTCTGAAACCGGAGAAGCGGCATCTTGTGAACGGAAACATCTACCCGGTTCCCGATCCGACGTTTCCGTTTTTGGGCGTACACTTCACGCCGCGCATGAACGGCGAGGTATGGCTCGGCCCCAACGCGGTGCTGGCCTTTGCGCGCGAAGGCTATAGCTTCGGCACGGTCGATCTTCGCGATCTGACGGAGACGTTAACCTATTCCGGCTTCCTGAAGCTGGCGGCTCGTCACTTCAAGACCGGCGCCGGCGAGATGTACCGGGACGTGGTGCGCAGCGCTTACGTCAGCGCGCTGCAGCGCTTCATTCCCGAGCTGCAGGTCGAGGACGTGCTCCCC encodes:
- a CDS encoding CGNR zinc finger domain-containing protein, encoding MTMARPTYAAPGEVETLRRFINTGSPEEGLDFTIYYGLQEWCAKTGLCADASPEDLSRLRAFREGLREVLEANGGVGEASSAWAALEPFTREASYGMRIDESGSPALEPAGQGAERTIAALLAIVYDAMRRGYWPRLKACRKESCRWAYYDWSKNGSGRWCDMAVCGNRMKAKRRRNRAKNPA
- a CDS encoding TonB family protein codes for the protein MPAFIKYLSFAGALALTLSAAAPAAAFSVTLKPLSPHAAQTPMVGIAGACANPNSDARVASAFFEMPTIAALQGAAGTAGVAIELSPTGSLVSESVIQSTGNPNLDRAALRSARMSRFVPEVSNCAAVGGSYLYTVTF
- the pruA gene encoding L-glutamate gamma-semialdehyde dehydrogenase gives rise to the protein MSTTLERIAPFQNEAIKTYTDPTDIAAMQAALASVKARFGKTYPLVIDGERIETEKKIPSLNPANPAEIVGKTASASLEQANRAIEVAHAAFASWKETPAEKRAGYLFDAARLVRERREEFNALLVYEVGKSWVEADADTAEAIDFLEFYGREALRYAQPQPLTPIPGEKNELVYVPLGVGVVIPPWNFAFAIMAGMASAAIVTGNTVVLKPSSDSAIIAAWFVDLMHEIGLPKGVLNFVPGSGAVIGDALVANPLTRFIAFTGSKEVGLHVNELAAKPQKGQRWIKRVIAEMGGKDSIIVAADADMDAAVEGVAVSAFGFQGQKCSACSRAIVESAIYDQFLEKLKKRVATIRVGDPSDNQTYMGPVINERALKTIEGYIETGKKEGRLIAGGKRASGNGYFLEPTVIADTPPDATIAQEEIFGPVLAVIKAKDFDDALNIANNTEFGLTGSVYTKDEKKIARATDEFFVGNLYFNRKSTGAMVGGHPFGGFNMSGTDSKAGGRDYLLLFLQAKLHSRKL
- the lhgO gene encoding L-2-hydroxyglutarate oxidase, which codes for MNDVTIVGAGIIGLATGRELLLRHPHLRLTILEKEDRVAAHQSGRNSGVIHAGIYYAPGSLKAKLCVEGRRALWDYCRAKGIEYRQVGKLIVATDEDELPRLQALWERGQANGIEGLELLDAAGIRMHEPHCSGIQAIHSPVTGIVDFGDVAQSYARDVREMGGAIQTGRAVTGISQNGGALRIATTLGETETRNVITCGGLYSDRLAKMTGGRNDPKIVPFRGDYLILKPEKRHLVNGNIYPVPDPTFPFLGVHFTPRMNGEVWLGPNAVLAFAREGYSFGTVDLRDLTETLTYSGFLKLAARHFKTGAGEMYRDVVRSAYVSALQRFIPELQVEDVLPGPSGIQAQPVTLDGNLVADFVFEGTENILHVRNASSPAATASLAIGAYIADDAERRFRL